One segment of Gemmatimonadales bacterium DNA contains the following:
- a CDS encoding OmpA family protein: protein MRGSGLLVAALFATLVTSEAAAQAAGTFEVGAFGQATYFDKTLGLQQAKGGAGLHLGVFPVRKWEIEAEGSFTPTPGLGDSQVYYFPLRARLLYNVPAGTQSALLLGAGYVHNEYRHDADFHDDGATALAGFRFGLNGLPSIRLTAYLDYIPTPANGAGDNVNWGLQVGLSFLSGQRTAQPAEPARAAEPDSATRAREDSLRQAAVQDSTRAAQAAEKAAAEAAAKQADSARVAQEKIAAQKQALQDSLVAAAKADSTRTAALRDSLRTTRDRARIAALKDSLSRVALRDSLRAMMAQKQTRVTLRGVNFEVGKAVLLPESRDILGDVAQSLVANPEVKVEVGGHTDNTGPRTLNERLSTERADAVKAFLVEHGVEADRLTVKGYAWDQPVASNKTASGRAQNRRVELRRTD, encoded by the coding sequence ATGCGCGGTTCAGGCTTGCTGGTGGCGGCCCTGTTCGCCACCCTGGTGACGTCGGAGGCGGCAGCCCAGGCCGCCGGCACCTTCGAGGTCGGCGCTTTCGGTCAGGCCACCTACTTCGACAAGACACTCGGGCTGCAGCAGGCCAAAGGCGGAGCCGGACTCCACCTCGGCGTGTTCCCGGTGAGAAAGTGGGAGATAGAGGCGGAGGGATCGTTCACCCCGACCCCCGGCCTCGGCGATTCCCAGGTCTACTACTTTCCACTCCGCGCCCGGCTGCTGTACAATGTCCCAGCAGGAACCCAGAGCGCGCTCCTCCTCGGTGCGGGGTACGTGCACAACGAGTATCGCCACGACGCCGATTTCCACGATGACGGCGCAACGGCACTCGCGGGGTTTCGTTTCGGACTCAACGGGCTGCCCTCGATTCGGCTCACCGCCTATCTGGATTACATCCCCACTCCCGCCAACGGGGCGGGCGACAACGTGAACTGGGGCCTGCAGGTCGGGCTCAGCTTCCTGTCCGGCCAGCGCACGGCGCAGCCGGCGGAGCCTGCCCGCGCCGCCGAGCCCGACTCGGCCACGCGTGCCCGGGAGGATTCACTGCGTCAGGCGGCGGTGCAGGACTCGACCCGTGCCGCGCAGGCGGCCGAAAAGGCAGCCGCCGAGGCGGCGGCGAAGCAGGCGGACAGCGCGCGAGTGGCCCAGGAGAAGATCGCGGCGCAGAAGCAGGCGCTGCAGGACAGCCTGGTGGCGGCGGCCAAGGCGGACAGCACCCGTACCGCGGCGTTGCGGGACAGCCTTCGGACTACCCGGGACCGGGCACGGATCGCGGCGCTCAAGGACAGTCTGAGCCGCGTGGCCCTCAGAGACAGCCTCCGCGCCATGATGGCCCAGAAGCAGACCCGGGTGACGCTCCGGGGAGTGAACTTCGAGGTCGGCAAGGCGGTCCTGCTCCCTGAGTCACGCGACATTCTGGGAGACGTGGCGCAGTCACTGGTGGCCAACCCCGAGGTCAAGGTCGAGGTCGGCGGGCACACCGACAATACCGGGCCGCGCACGCTCAACGAGCGCCTCTCGACGGAGCGCGCCGATGCGGTGAAGGCGTTCCTGGTGGAGCACGGGGTGGAAGCGGACCGGCTGACGGTCAAGGGCTACGCCTGGGATCAGCCGGTGGCCAGCAACAAGACGGCGTCGGGCCGGGCGCAGAACCGCCGGGTGGAGCTGCGCCGCACCGACTGA
- a CDS encoding DUF3309 family protein — protein sequence MSTILIIILVLLLIGALPTWGYSSGWGYWPSGGLGLVLLILVILLLMGRI from the coding sequence ATGTCCACCATCCTGATCATCATTCTGGTCTTGCTGCTGATCGGTGCGCTGCCGACCTGGGGCTACAGCAGCGGATGGGGCTACTGGCCCAGCGGAGGGCTGGGACTCGTCCTGCTCATCCTGGTCATCCTGCTGCTCATGGGGCGGATCTAG
- a CDS encoding alpha/beta hydrolase — MLLLTLALLAGSVDSSIVRDIEVAPGEMIRTTSVGTGQPLVLLPGIFGAAFGYRTITGPLAARGYRVIVVEPLGYGWSGHPKGADYSFSAQGARVGQALDRLGVSRALFVAQSSGAAIAFRLAILRPGLISGLLSIDGGPAESAATPGMRQAFKFGGGLVKLALDESKLRHDVRREIVKNSGDTTWVTDAVIRGYTAGQTADMNGSIDAFQRMSKSKEEVPLADHLHECAMPVRLLVGSVSHPAEVTDDQRKLLLAKLPDFKTDSVPGSGQYIQEEQPAAVLAAVARLAEAAH; from the coding sequence ATGCTGCTGCTGACCCTGGCCCTCCTGGCCGGCTCCGTCGATAGCTCGATCGTTCGTGACATTGAGGTTGCTCCCGGCGAGATGATCCGCACCACCAGCGTCGGGACTGGCCAGCCCCTGGTCTTGCTTCCCGGCATCTTCGGCGCCGCCTTCGGATACCGCACCATCACCGGCCCGCTGGCAGCGCGCGGGTATCGGGTCATCGTGGTCGAGCCGCTGGGCTACGGCTGGTCCGGTCACCCCAAGGGCGCGGACTACTCCTTCAGCGCCCAGGGCGCGCGGGTCGGCCAGGCGCTGGACCGGCTGGGCGTATCCCGCGCCCTGTTCGTGGCGCAGTCGAGCGGAGCGGCCATCGCCTTCCGCCTCGCCATTCTCCGACCGGGCCTGATCAGCGGCCTCCTCTCCATCGACGGCGGTCCCGCCGAGAGCGCGGCGACCCCGGGCATGCGACAGGCTTTCAAGTTCGGCGGCGGTCTGGTAAAGCTGGCACTCGACGAGTCGAAGCTCCGGCATGACGTGCGGCGCGAGATAGTAAAGAACTCGGGCGATACCACGTGGGTGACCGATGCGGTGATTCGCGGTTACACCGCCGGCCAGACGGCCGACATGAACGGCTCGATCGACGCTTTCCAGCGAATGTCCAAGTCGAAGGAGGAGGTACCGCTGGCGGATCATCTCCACGAGTGCGCCATGCCGGTGCGGCTGCTGGTTGGCTCGGTCTCCCATCCGGCGGAGGTGACCGACGATCAACGGAAGCTGCTGCTCGCCAAGCTGCCGGATTTCAAGACCGACAGCGTGCCGGGATCGGGCCAGTACATTCAGGAGGAGCAGCCCGCCGCGGTGCTCGCCGCGGTGGCCCGATTGGCCGAAGCCGCCCATTGA
- a CDS encoding chromate resistance protein ChrB domain-containing protein: MWRRLQRIGAVAIKSSVYALPESEPAAEHFQWLVREIGAAGGEASICEAQFVEGLTDGQIEALFRVARESEYSAVAGEAEELLRGTPAGRELDAQGRAELESALSRLRRRLAEIGAIDFFGAPSREAAEAALQRVERRFRPLAKTRPGGSGARARKPGQTWVTRRGVYIDRIASAWLIRRFIDRSARFRFVEERGYRPAPREVRFDMFEAEYTHEGERCTFEVLLARFGLEEPGLQAVGEMVHDIDLRDGKFARPEAPGLERVIDGIARRHAKDQARIAQGSAVLDALYDALR, translated from the coding sequence ATCTGGCGACGGCTGCAGCGCATCGGGGCCGTCGCCATCAAGAGCTCGGTCTACGCCCTGCCGGAGAGCGAGCCGGCGGCCGAGCACTTCCAGTGGCTGGTCCGGGAGATCGGTGCGGCGGGCGGGGAGGCGTCGATCTGCGAGGCCCAGTTCGTGGAGGGCCTCACCGATGGTCAGATCGAGGCGCTCTTCCGAGTCGCACGAGAGTCGGAGTATTCGGCCGTGGCCGGCGAGGCCGAGGAACTGCTGCGCGGCACACCGGCCGGGCGCGAGCTGGATGCTCAGGGGCGTGCCGAGCTCGAGTCTGCCCTCTCCCGGCTCCGCCGCCGGCTGGCGGAGATCGGCGCGATCGACTTCTTCGGCGCTCCGTCCCGCGAGGCCGCCGAGGCGGCACTGCAGCGGGTGGAACGGCGCTTCCGACCGCTCGCCAAGACGCGTCCAGGCGGGAGCGGCGCCCGCGCCCGGAAGCCCGGCCAGACCTGGGTCACCCGCCGAGGGGTGTACATCGACCGCATCGCGAGCGCGTGGCTCATCCGCCGCTTCATCGACCGCTCAGCCCGGTTCCGGTTCGTGGAGGAGCGCGGCTATCGCCCCGCTCCGCGCGAAGTCCGGTTCGACATGTTCGAGGCCGAGTACACCCACGAGGGGGAGCGCTGCACCTTCGAGGTCCTGCTCGCCCGGTTCGGGCTGGAGGAGCCCGGGCTCCAGGCAGTGGGGGAGATGGTGCACGACATCGATCTGAGAGACGGGAAGTTCGCTCGTCCCGAAGCACCCGGGCTGGAACGGGTCATCGACGGCATCGCCCGCCGCCATGCCAAGGATCAGGCGCGGATCGCGCAGGGCAGTGCCGTGCTCGATGCGCTGTACGACGCGCTCCGCTGA
- a CDS encoding SDR family oxidoreductase, whose translation MPTHSTPPIRPDAWPADRAVGGDPLDGLIQLSHLLGDDLRLVQPGGGNTSIKLMLPTEPDGPVEALVVKGSGTDLRTIGRDGFTWLGLSRLAALRQAETMSDPEMMRFMAGCMLREGPAPSVETPLHSLLPYRVVAHTHDVATMSLTNVPEATGRRLVGELFGGEIIYLPYVRPGFPLARMVSGLLDQIPENAIGMAMAHHGLVAWGDDPRQCHRRLLEVIGEIEEYLASRRQGRVVLGPPRHAVPPLEERRRLAELVLPVVRGALGTPERLIVHFEDDERVLATLAAERVSELVRRGMATPEHLLRAGRLPLWLELDPAAPADQVIARTREQLAAARAEYEQYHARHATPAERPLDDWAKVVLAPGLGVITAFLDKRGAETASACYRATLEAITNAEAVDRFEFIPEADVFEFEHWPLERRKIEEQIARERTTRLLPRHVVVVIGGGSGIGKAAARRFAEAGAHVVIADLDATVADGVAAEVAADFPRRAVGAPVDVREDASLDALFRRAVLQFGGLDCLFYTAGLAPRFAPITAVRREDLQHQLEVHYLGAVAAVGQAARIMRRQGLGGSIVASVSKAALVPGREAVAYGGSKAALLQALRVAAMELGEDGIRVNAINADQIDTPLFLRFVRERAASRGISVEQQLESYRTRNLLGASLIPAEAVADLAVLLASDRFRFTTGDILTVDGGLPEAFPR comes from the coding sequence ATGCCAACCCACAGCACCCCACCGATCCGGCCTGACGCGTGGCCGGCAGACCGGGCCGTCGGGGGCGACCCGCTCGACGGCCTGATTCAGCTCTCCCATCTGCTGGGCGACGACCTCCGCCTGGTGCAGCCCGGCGGTGGGAACACTTCCATCAAGCTGATGCTGCCCACCGAGCCCGACGGCCCGGTGGAGGCGCTGGTGGTGAAGGGGAGTGGCACCGATCTGCGGACCATCGGACGGGATGGCTTCACCTGGCTCGGGCTCTCCCGGTTGGCCGCGCTCCGCCAGGCGGAGACGATGAGCGACCCGGAGATGATGCGGTTCATGGCGGGCTGCATGCTCCGGGAGGGGCCGGCGCCCAGCGTCGAGACTCCACTCCACTCGCTGCTGCCCTATCGGGTCGTCGCCCACACCCACGACGTCGCCACCATGAGCCTGACCAACGTCCCCGAGGCCACCGGGCGGCGGCTGGTCGGCGAGCTGTTTGGCGGCGAGATCATCTACCTGCCGTACGTGCGACCGGGCTTTCCCCTGGCCCGCATGGTGAGCGGACTGCTCGATCAAATCCCCGAGAACGCCATCGGGATGGCGATGGCGCACCATGGGTTGGTGGCCTGGGGCGACGATCCGCGGCAGTGTCACCGGCGCCTGCTGGAGGTCATCGGAGAGATCGAGGAGTATCTGGCCAGCCGACGGCAGGGTCGCGTCGTGCTGGGGCCGCCCCGCCATGCCGTCCCGCCCCTTGAGGAGCGGCGCCGTCTGGCCGAGCTGGTCCTGCCGGTGGTGAGAGGTGCCCTGGGCACACCGGAGCGGCTCATCGTTCACTTCGAGGATGACGAGCGCGTGCTCGCTACTCTGGCGGCCGAGCGCGTATCCGAGCTGGTCCGCCGCGGGATGGCGACGCCGGAGCACCTGCTGCGGGCCGGACGCCTTCCGCTCTGGCTCGAGCTCGATCCGGCGGCGCCCGCGGATCAGGTGATCGCCCGGACTCGGGAACAGCTCGCCGCCGCGCGGGCCGAATACGAGCAGTACCACGCCCGCCACGCCACCCCGGCCGAGCGCCCGCTCGACGATTGGGCCAAGGTGGTGCTGGCGCCCGGACTCGGCGTGATCACCGCGTTCCTCGACAAGCGCGGCGCCGAGACCGCCAGCGCCTGCTACCGTGCCACCCTCGAGGCCATCACCAACGCGGAGGCGGTCGACCGCTTCGAGTTCATCCCGGAGGCCGATGTGTTCGAGTTCGAGCACTGGCCCCTCGAGCGGCGCAAGATAGAGGAGCAGATCGCCAGGGAGCGGACAACCAGGCTGCTGCCTCGCCATGTGGTCGTGGTGATCGGAGGTGGTAGTGGCATCGGCAAGGCGGCCGCGAGGCGCTTTGCGGAAGCAGGCGCCCACGTGGTGATCGCCGACCTTGACGCCACCGTCGCGGACGGAGTCGCCGCCGAGGTCGCCGCCGATTTTCCTCGGCGGGCCGTGGGCGCGCCGGTCGACGTGCGGGAGGACGCCAGCCTGGACGCGCTCTTCCGGCGCGCGGTGCTCCAGTTCGGCGGCCTGGACTGCCTGTTTTACACCGCCGGCCTAGCCCCCCGCTTCGCCCCGATCACCGCGGTCCGCCGCGAGGACCTGCAGCACCAGCTCGAGGTGCACTACCTGGGTGCCGTGGCGGCCGTGGGGCAGGCTGCGCGAATCATGCGGCGCCAGGGGTTGGGCGGGTCGATCGTGGCGTCGGTATCCAAGGCGGCGCTGGTGCCCGGGCGGGAGGCCGTGGCCTACGGAGGAAGCAAGGCCGCCCTCCTGCAGGCACTGCGGGTGGCGGCAATGGAGCTGGGCGAGGATGGCATCAGGGTGAACGCCATCAATGCCGATCAGATCGATACGCCGCTCTTTCTCCGCTTCGTGCGCGAGCGGGCCGCCAGTCGCGGGATCAGCGTCGAGCAGCAGCTGGAGAGCTATCGCACCCGCAATCTCCTGGGGGCGAGCCTCATCCCGGCGGAGGCGGTGGCGGATCTCGCGGTGCTGCTGGCGAGCGACCGGTTCCGCTTCACCACGGGAGACATCCTGACGGTGGATGGCGGACTGCCGGAGGCCTTCCCCCGCTAA
- a CDS encoding YncE family protein has protein sequence MRLNTLWSAALVLGTACTSEQASTDPSPGESTFSDLSAPTRPRGVVENVQTPSAWGVAVRDDGLAYFTELLDGGVGIVSTKSRALSGFIPTGGLPTGIVFAPDGKRAYVANQSGSVSVLDVASRAVVGSLAVDQPLAVRVSPDGRQLFVATGVSTLLVVDIATLAVVRTIELGFSPNGFAVHPDGRRLYVSGFVGLSGFVDGMVSEIDMVSGSVLRSFTVGDTPQEMALDHRGTRLYVANEGPLAGGGGYLTEIPLQTGLPSAPIALQGGGFGVGITPDDAEAYISIPSAGVVQIFKLQNRRLTKTIQVGGSPRRIAFSQRGSVAAVTNQDGFISFVH, from the coding sequence ATGCGGCTGAACACGCTATGGTCGGCGGCCCTGGTACTGGGAACCGCCTGCACGTCCGAGCAAGCCTCGACTGATCCGTCCCCCGGCGAGAGCACCTTCTCCGACCTGAGCGCGCCTACCCGGCCTCGCGGAGTGGTGGAGAACGTGCAGACCCCAAGCGCGTGGGGCGTCGCGGTGCGGGATGATGGGCTGGCGTACTTCACCGAGCTGCTGGATGGCGGGGTCGGCATCGTGAGCACCAAGTCCCGCGCCCTCAGCGGGTTCATTCCCACCGGCGGGCTGCCCACCGGGATCGTCTTCGCGCCCGATGGGAAGCGGGCGTATGTCGCCAACCAGTCGGGGTCGGTGAGCGTGCTCGATGTGGCCTCACGAGCGGTGGTCGGGAGCTTGGCCGTCGATCAGCCGCTCGCGGTCCGGGTCTCACCCGATGGCCGGCAGCTGTTCGTGGCCACCGGAGTGAGTACGCTTCTGGTGGTGGACATCGCCACGCTCGCCGTCGTCCGGACCATCGAGCTCGGCTTCTCCCCCAACGGTTTCGCGGTCCATCCCGATGGACGGCGCCTCTACGTCAGCGGATTCGTCGGCCTCAGCGGATTCGTGGACGGCATGGTGTCGGAGATCGATATGGTGAGCGGCAGTGTTCTCCGCAGCTTTACCGTAGGCGACACCCCGCAGGAGATGGCGCTCGACCACAGAGGCACCCGACTCTACGTCGCGAACGAGGGGCCGCTCGCGGGCGGGGGCGGATACCTGACCGAGATCCCCCTTCAGACCGGGCTGCCCTCGGCTCCCATCGCACTCCAGGGCGGTGGCTTCGGGGTGGGGATCACCCCGGACGACGCCGAGGCCTACATCTCGATTCCCAGCGCGGGCGTCGTGCAGATCTTCAAGCTGCAGAACCGTCGGCTCACCAAGACCATTCAGGTCGGTGGCTCGCCGCGGCGGATTGCCTTCAGCCAGCGGGGCAGCGTGGCTGCCGTCACCAACCAGGACGGCTTCATCAGCTTCGTTCACTGA
- a CDS encoding D-aminoacylase: protein MRARGRGYLWAGAALGVTACHPGPGAVQAAPSVRSHYDVIIGGGHVVDGTGNAWFAGDIGVAGDRIAHVGPAGSLAAATAPVRIDAKGMVVAPGFIDIQSGSYDNLLVGDGHALSKVTQGVTTEIMGEAYTPAPWNDNVQAFADFFFPYTDSATIRAAVAPFKGPHGFGVWLDAMERHGISVNAGSFLGATTVRTYVKGQAEGSPTPAELDSMRTLMRGAMEDGAFGLGTALIYPPGSYASTAELVELARAMAPYHGVYITHMRSEADHFLEGMDEALAIGRQGGVPVEIYHLKAAGKRNWPKAAQAIAKIDSARAAGQDVSADMYPYTAGGTSLSACLPPWASADGKLLQNLKDSTTRARIRADVLAERSDTWENLCQLATPEGVLAGGFELAANKRFENKSLVEIAAARRQEWVDALMDLTLEEQGRLGGMFFIASEDNLALQIRQPWIKIGTDAGASDPADTHGTETHPRAYGTYTRILGRFVREQHILPLEDAVRKMTSAVAERLSLRDRGLLREGMYADVVVFDPATVIDHATYEHTHQLSTGIREVFVNGVAVVRNGAHTGAKPGRVVRGPGWTGR from the coding sequence ATGAGGGCCCGCGGGCGAGGCTACCTGTGGGCCGGTGCGGCCTTGGGCGTGACCGCGTGTCATCCGGGTCCGGGAGCGGTCCAGGCCGCGCCGTCGGTCCGGTCGCACTACGACGTGATCATCGGCGGTGGTCACGTGGTGGACGGGACGGGGAATGCCTGGTTCGCCGGAGACATCGGTGTGGCAGGCGACCGGATCGCCCATGTGGGGCCGGCGGGCAGCCTGGCCGCCGCCACCGCGCCGGTCCGGATCGACGCGAAAGGGATGGTGGTCGCGCCTGGCTTCATCGACATTCAGAGCGGGTCGTACGACAACCTGCTGGTAGGTGACGGCCACGCGCTGAGCAAGGTGACCCAGGGCGTGACCACCGAGATCATGGGCGAGGCGTACACTCCCGCGCCGTGGAACGACAACGTCCAGGCATTCGCCGACTTCTTCTTTCCTTACACCGACAGCGCGACGATCAGGGCCGCGGTGGCGCCGTTCAAGGGGCCGCACGGATTCGGCGTGTGGCTCGATGCGATGGAGCGGCATGGCATCTCGGTCAATGCCGGCTCCTTCCTCGGTGCCACCACGGTACGCACCTACGTCAAAGGGCAGGCCGAGGGATCGCCCACGCCCGCGGAGCTCGACAGCATGCGGACGCTGATGCGCGGGGCGATGGAGGACGGCGCCTTCGGGCTGGGCACCGCCCTGATCTATCCGCCGGGGAGCTATGCGTCCACGGCGGAGCTGGTCGAGCTCGCCCGGGCGATGGCGCCGTACCACGGCGTGTACATCACCCACATGCGCTCCGAGGCGGACCACTTCCTGGAGGGCATGGACGAGGCGCTCGCCATCGGCCGGCAGGGCGGGGTGCCGGTCGAGATCTACCACCTGAAGGCCGCAGGCAAGCGCAACTGGCCCAAGGCGGCCCAGGCCATCGCCAAGATCGACTCGGCCCGCGCGGCAGGGCAGGACGTGTCGGCCGATATGTACCCCTATACGGCGGGCGGCACCTCGCTTTCCGCCTGCCTGCCGCCCTGGGCATCGGCCGACGGAAAGCTGCTGCAGAACCTGAAGGACTCGACCACGCGGGCGCGGATCCGGGCGGATGTGCTGGCGGAGCGATCCGACACCTGGGAGAACCTGTGTCAGCTCGCCACGCCGGAAGGGGTGCTGGCCGGCGGGTTCGAGCTGGCCGCGAACAAGCGCTTCGAGAACAAGAGCCTGGTGGAGATCGCGGCCGCCAGGCGGCAGGAATGGGTCGACGCGCTGATGGACCTCACCCTGGAAGAGCAGGGGCGGCTCGGTGGCATGTTCTTCATCGCCTCGGAGGACAACCTGGCCTTGCAGATCCGGCAGCCCTGGATCAAGATCGGCACCGACGCGGGGGCGAGCGACCCGGCGGACACCCACGGCACCGAGACGCATCCCAGGGCGTACGGGACCTACACGCGCATTCTTGGACGGTTCGTCCGCGAGCAGCACATCCTCCCTCTGGAGGACGCCGTCCGCAAGATGACCAGCGCGGTGGCCGAGCGTCTCTCCTTGCGGGACCGCGGCCTCTTGCGCGAGGGGATGTACGCCGATGTCGTGGTCTTCGACCCGGCGACGGTGATCGACCACGCCACCTACGAGCACACCCACCAGCTCTCGACCGGTATCCGGGAGGTCTTCGTGAACGGAGTCGCGGTGGTGCGGAACGGGGCGCACACCGGAGCGAAGCCGGGAAGGGTGGTGCGGGGGCCGGGGTGGACGGGGCGTTGA
- a CDS encoding serine hydrolase yields MTMTRVALLVLLVGLAPGLCPSAAGQAGPPADLDAYVTRALAAFDTPGAAVAVVKDGRVVLAKGFGVRRLGQRAPVDAHTLFQIASNTKAFTTASLAMLVDEGKLAWDDPVTRHLPWFQLSDAYVTRELTVRDLITHRSGLGLGAGDLLWYHSDYSRDSILRRIRYAKVASSFRSEFAYDNVLYVAAGEVIPAVSGLTWEEFIRRRIFLPLGMTEARLTARGVRPEENFADAHSKVDGRLTVIARDTFDATNAAGGVVANVTDLAKWMIVQLDSGRVRGAGPGDSGRRLWTAERTQEMWSGQTIQPISEIPKSLGDFRPNFYLYGLGWDLRDYRGRKLVSHTGGLDGMTSRTLLVPAERLGIVVVTNGESPLSTAVAWHVLDHYFKAPPTDWITRLADYVRSAEAEAHEVERKAAGARHQSSPSLPLASYAGRYTDQMYGDVTLTEESGRLVLRFSHSLALTGDLEHWQYDTFVAHWRQHNIPDIYVTFALKPDGSIDTMKMAAVSPLADFSYDFQDLLFRPAETRR; encoded by the coding sequence ATGACCATGACTCGTGTGGCCCTCCTGGTGCTGCTCGTCGGGCTGGCGCCCGGGCTCTGCCCCAGCGCCGCGGGGCAGGCCGGGCCGCCGGCCGATCTCGACGCGTACGTCACCCGGGCGCTCGCGGCCTTCGACACGCCCGGCGCGGCGGTAGCGGTGGTGAAGGACGGCCGCGTCGTGCTCGCCAAAGGGTTCGGCGTCCGCCGTCTGGGGCAGCGGGCGCCGGTGGACGCCCACACACTCTTTCAGATCGCATCCAATACCAAGGCGTTCACGACCGCGTCGCTGGCGATGCTGGTGGACGAAGGCAAGCTGGCCTGGGACGACCCGGTGACCCGCCATCTCCCCTGGTTTCAGCTCTCCGACGCGTACGTCACCCGAGAGCTCACGGTCCGCGATCTCATCACCCACCGCAGCGGCCTCGGTCTCGGCGCCGGCGACCTGCTGTGGTATCACTCCGACTATTCGCGCGACAGCATCCTGCGCCGCATCCGGTACGCCAAGGTCGCCTCCAGCTTCCGGAGCGAGTTCGCCTACGACAACGTGCTCTACGTGGCGGCGGGCGAGGTGATCCCGGCGGTGAGCGGGTTGACCTGGGAGGAGTTCATCCGTCGCCGGATCTTCCTCCCGCTCGGCATGACCGAGGCGCGGCTCACGGCCCGCGGAGTCCGTCCGGAGGAGAATTTCGCCGACGCGCACAGCAAGGTCGACGGCCGGCTCACGGTCATCGCCCGGGACACCTTCGACGCGACCAACGCGGCGGGCGGCGTGGTGGCGAACGTGACCGACCTGGCGAAGTGGATGATCGTCCAGCTCGACTCGGGGCGGGTCCGCGGCGCTGGCCCGGGCGACAGCGGCCGGCGGCTCTGGACCGCTGAGCGGACCCAGGAGATGTGGTCGGGCCAGACCATTCAGCCGATCAGCGAGATTCCCAAGTCGCTGGGGGACTTCCGGCCGAACTTCTATCTCTACGGGCTCGGCTGGGACCTCCGGGACTACCGAGGCCGGAAGCTGGTCAGCCACACTGGAGGCCTCGATGGCATGACCTCGCGGACGCTGCTGGTGCCCGCGGAGCGACTGGGCATCGTCGTGGTCACCAATGGAGAGTCACCGCTCTCGACGGCGGTGGCGTGGCACGTGCTCGATCACTATTTCAAGGCGCCTCCCACCGACTGGATCACCCGGCTCGCCGACTACGTGCGGTCGGCGGAGGCAGAGGCGCACGAGGTCGAGCGAAAGGCCGCCGGCGCCCGGCATCAATCGTCCCCGTCGCTGCCGCTCGCTTCCTACGCCGGCCGCTATACCGACCAAATGTATGGCGACGTCACCCTCACCGAGGAGTCTGGGAGGCTGGTACTGCGCTTCAGCCACTCGCTCGCGCTCACCGGTGATCTGGAGCATTGGCAGTACGACACGTTCGTGGCCCACTGGCGCCAGCACAACATCCCGGACATCTACGTGACCTTCGCGCTCAAGCCGGACGGCTCCATCGACACGATGAAGATGGCCGCCGTGTCGCCCCTGGCCGATTTCAGCTACGACTTCCAGGACCTTCTGTTCCGTCCGGCGGAGACCCGGCGATGA